Proteins from a genomic interval of Panthera tigris isolate Pti1 chromosome A2, P.tigris_Pti1_mat1.1, whole genome shotgun sequence:
- the LOC102967145 gene encoding cytochrome b-c1 complex subunit 1, mitochondrial isoform X1: protein MAASAVCRAASAGTRVLLRTHRSQPALLRSPALRTTATFAQALQSVPETQVSLLDNGLRVASEQSSQPTCTVGVWIDVGSRYETEKNNGAGYFLEHLAFKGTKNRPGNALEKEVESMGAHLNAYSTREHTAYYIKALSKDLPKAVELLADIVQNCTLEDSQIEKERDVILQELQENDACMRDVVFDYLHATAFQGTPLAQAVEGPSGNVRKLSRADLTEYVSRHYKAPRMVLAAAGGVEHRQLVDLAQKHFSGVSETYTEDAVPTLAPCRFTGSEIRHRDDALPLAHVAIAVEGPGWANPDNVALQVANAIIGHYDCTYGGGTHLSSPLAAVAVANKLCQSFQTFNICYADTGLLGAHFVCDRMKIDDMMFFLQGQWMRLCTSATESEVLRGKNILRNALVSHLDGTTPVCEDIGRSLLTYGRRIPLAEWESRIAEVDASVVREVCSKYFYDQCPAVAGFGPIEQLPDYNRIRSGMFWLRF, encoded by the exons ATGGCGGCTTCCGCAGTTTGCCGGGCGGCTAGCGCCGGGACTCGAGTGCTGCTTCGCACCCACCGCTCG CAGCCGGCCCTGCTGAGGTCGCCTGCCTTGAGGACCACCGCCACCTTCGCTCAAGCTCTCCAGAGCGTGCCAGAGACACAGGTCAGCTTGCTGGACAACGGGCTGAGAGTGGCCTCCGAGCAGTCCTCCCAGCCTACCTGCACG GTCGGGGTATGGATTGATGTTGGCAGCCGTTACGAGACTGAGAAGAACAACGGGGCAGGTTACTTTCTGGAGCATCTGGCTTTCAAG GGAACAAAAAATCGGCCTGGCAACGCCttggagaaggaggtggagagCATGGGGGCCCATCTCAATGCCTACAGCACCCGGGAGCACACAGCATACTACATCAAGGCGCTATCCAAGGACCTGCCAAAAG CTGTGGAGCTCCTGGCCGACATTGTGCAGAACTGTACCCTAGAAGACTCCCAGATTGAGAAGGAGCGTGATGTGATCCTACAGGAGCTGCAGGAGAATGATGCATGTATGCGGGACGTGGTCTTTGACTACCTGCACGCCACAGCATTCCAGGGCACACCTCTAGCCCAGGCTGTGGAGGGGCCCAGCGGGAATGTCAG GAAGCTATCTCGTGCAGACCTGACCGAGTATGTCAGCAGGCATTACAAGGCCCCTCGCATGGTGCTCGCAGCAGCCGGAG GGGTGGAGCACCGGCAGCTGGTAGATCTCGCCCAGAAGCACTTCAGCGGCGTCTCTGAGACATACACAGAGGACGCTGTGCCCACTCTCGCTCCATGCCGCTTCACTGGCAGCGAG ATCCGCCACCGCGATGATGCTCTGCCGTTGGCCCATGTGGCTATTGCGGTAGAGGGGCCTGGCTGGGCCAACCCGGACAACGTGGCCCTCCAAGTAGCCAATGCCATCATTGGCCACTATGACTGCACTTACGGTGGTGGCACG CACCTGTCCAGCCCACTGGCTGCAGTCGCCGTGGCCAACAAGCTGTGCCAGAGTTTCCAGACCTTCAATATCTGCTATGCAGACACTGGGTTGCTGGGTGCACACTTTGTCTGCGATCGCATGAAAATCGATGACATGATGTTCTTCCTGCAAGGCCAGTG GATGCGCCTGTGCACCAGTGCCACAGAGAGTGAGGTGCTCCGGGGCAAAAACATCCTCCGAAATGCCCTGGTGTCTCATCTGGACG GCACCACTCCTGTGTGTGAGGACATCGGACGTAGTCTCCTGACCTATGGCCGCCGCATTCCCCTGGCCGAGTGGGAAAGCCGGATTGCG GAAGTGGATGCCAGTGTGGTACGTGA
- the LOC102967145 gene encoding cytochrome b-c1 complex subunit 1, mitochondrial isoform X2 encodes MAASAVCRAASAGTRVLLRTHRSPALLRSPALRTTATFAQALQSVPETQVSLLDNGLRVASEQSSQPTCTVGVWIDVGSRYETEKNNGAGYFLEHLAFKGTKNRPGNALEKEVESMGAHLNAYSTREHTAYYIKALSKDLPKAVELLADIVQNCTLEDSQIEKERDVILQELQENDACMRDVVFDYLHATAFQGTPLAQAVEGPSGNVRKLSRADLTEYVSRHYKAPRMVLAAAGGVEHRQLVDLAQKHFSGVSETYTEDAVPTLAPCRFTGSEIRHRDDALPLAHVAIAVEGPGWANPDNVALQVANAIIGHYDCTYGGGTHLSSPLAAVAVANKLCQSFQTFNICYADTGLLGAHFVCDRMKIDDMMFFLQGQWMRLCTSATESEVLRGKNILRNALVSHLDGTTPVCEDIGRSLLTYGRRIPLAEWESRIAEVDASVVREVCSKYFYDQCPAVAGFGPIEQLPDYNRIRSGMFWLRF; translated from the exons ATGGCGGCTTCCGCAGTTTGCCGGGCGGCTAGCGCCGGGACTCGAGTGCTGCTTCGCACCCACCGCTCG CCGGCCCTGCTGAGGTCGCCTGCCTTGAGGACCACCGCCACCTTCGCTCAAGCTCTCCAGAGCGTGCCAGAGACACAGGTCAGCTTGCTGGACAACGGGCTGAGAGTGGCCTCCGAGCAGTCCTCCCAGCCTACCTGCACG GTCGGGGTATGGATTGATGTTGGCAGCCGTTACGAGACTGAGAAGAACAACGGGGCAGGTTACTTTCTGGAGCATCTGGCTTTCAAG GGAACAAAAAATCGGCCTGGCAACGCCttggagaaggaggtggagagCATGGGGGCCCATCTCAATGCCTACAGCACCCGGGAGCACACAGCATACTACATCAAGGCGCTATCCAAGGACCTGCCAAAAG CTGTGGAGCTCCTGGCCGACATTGTGCAGAACTGTACCCTAGAAGACTCCCAGATTGAGAAGGAGCGTGATGTGATCCTACAGGAGCTGCAGGAGAATGATGCATGTATGCGGGACGTGGTCTTTGACTACCTGCACGCCACAGCATTCCAGGGCACACCTCTAGCCCAGGCTGTGGAGGGGCCCAGCGGGAATGTCAG GAAGCTATCTCGTGCAGACCTGACCGAGTATGTCAGCAGGCATTACAAGGCCCCTCGCATGGTGCTCGCAGCAGCCGGAG GGGTGGAGCACCGGCAGCTGGTAGATCTCGCCCAGAAGCACTTCAGCGGCGTCTCTGAGACATACACAGAGGACGCTGTGCCCACTCTCGCTCCATGCCGCTTCACTGGCAGCGAG ATCCGCCACCGCGATGATGCTCTGCCGTTGGCCCATGTGGCTATTGCGGTAGAGGGGCCTGGCTGGGCCAACCCGGACAACGTGGCCCTCCAAGTAGCCAATGCCATCATTGGCCACTATGACTGCACTTACGGTGGTGGCACG CACCTGTCCAGCCCACTGGCTGCAGTCGCCGTGGCCAACAAGCTGTGCCAGAGTTTCCAGACCTTCAATATCTGCTATGCAGACACTGGGTTGCTGGGTGCACACTTTGTCTGCGATCGCATGAAAATCGATGACATGATGTTCTTCCTGCAAGGCCAGTG GATGCGCCTGTGCACCAGTGCCACAGAGAGTGAGGTGCTCCGGGGCAAAAACATCCTCCGAAATGCCCTGGTGTCTCATCTGGACG GCACCACTCCTGTGTGTGAGGACATCGGACGTAGTCTCCTGACCTATGGCCGCCGCATTCCCCTGGCCGAGTGGGAAAGCCGGATTGCG GAAGTGGATGCCAGTGTGGTACGTGA
- the LOC102967145 gene encoding cytochrome b-c1 complex subunit 1, mitochondrial isoform X3, translated as MAASAVCRAASAGTRVLLRTHRSQPALLRSPALRTTATFAQALQSVPETQVSLLDNGLRVASEQSSQPTCTGTKNRPGNALEKEVESMGAHLNAYSTREHTAYYIKALSKDLPKAVELLADIVQNCTLEDSQIEKERDVILQELQENDACMRDVVFDYLHATAFQGTPLAQAVEGPSGNVRKLSRADLTEYVSRHYKAPRMVLAAAGGVEHRQLVDLAQKHFSGVSETYTEDAVPTLAPCRFTGSEIRHRDDALPLAHVAIAVEGPGWANPDNVALQVANAIIGHYDCTYGGGTHLSSPLAAVAVANKLCQSFQTFNICYADTGLLGAHFVCDRMKIDDMMFFLQGQWMRLCTSATESEVLRGKNILRNALVSHLDGTTPVCEDIGRSLLTYGRRIPLAEWESRIAEVDASVVREVCSKYFYDQCPAVAGFGPIEQLPDYNRIRSGMFWLRF; from the exons ATGGCGGCTTCCGCAGTTTGCCGGGCGGCTAGCGCCGGGACTCGAGTGCTGCTTCGCACCCACCGCTCG CAGCCGGCCCTGCTGAGGTCGCCTGCCTTGAGGACCACCGCCACCTTCGCTCAAGCTCTCCAGAGCGTGCCAGAGACACAGGTCAGCTTGCTGGACAACGGGCTGAGAGTGGCCTCCGAGCAGTCCTCCCAGCCTACCTGCACG GGAACAAAAAATCGGCCTGGCAACGCCttggagaaggaggtggagagCATGGGGGCCCATCTCAATGCCTACAGCACCCGGGAGCACACAGCATACTACATCAAGGCGCTATCCAAGGACCTGCCAAAAG CTGTGGAGCTCCTGGCCGACATTGTGCAGAACTGTACCCTAGAAGACTCCCAGATTGAGAAGGAGCGTGATGTGATCCTACAGGAGCTGCAGGAGAATGATGCATGTATGCGGGACGTGGTCTTTGACTACCTGCACGCCACAGCATTCCAGGGCACACCTCTAGCCCAGGCTGTGGAGGGGCCCAGCGGGAATGTCAG GAAGCTATCTCGTGCAGACCTGACCGAGTATGTCAGCAGGCATTACAAGGCCCCTCGCATGGTGCTCGCAGCAGCCGGAG GGGTGGAGCACCGGCAGCTGGTAGATCTCGCCCAGAAGCACTTCAGCGGCGTCTCTGAGACATACACAGAGGACGCTGTGCCCACTCTCGCTCCATGCCGCTTCACTGGCAGCGAG ATCCGCCACCGCGATGATGCTCTGCCGTTGGCCCATGTGGCTATTGCGGTAGAGGGGCCTGGCTGGGCCAACCCGGACAACGTGGCCCTCCAAGTAGCCAATGCCATCATTGGCCACTATGACTGCACTTACGGTGGTGGCACG CACCTGTCCAGCCCACTGGCTGCAGTCGCCGTGGCCAACAAGCTGTGCCAGAGTTTCCAGACCTTCAATATCTGCTATGCAGACACTGGGTTGCTGGGTGCACACTTTGTCTGCGATCGCATGAAAATCGATGACATGATGTTCTTCCTGCAAGGCCAGTG GATGCGCCTGTGCACCAGTGCCACAGAGAGTGAGGTGCTCCGGGGCAAAAACATCCTCCGAAATGCCCTGGTGTCTCATCTGGACG GCACCACTCCTGTGTGTGAGGACATCGGACGTAGTCTCCTGACCTATGGCCGCCGCATTCCCCTGGCCGAGTGGGAAAGCCGGATTGCG GAAGTGGATGCCAGTGTGGTACGTGA
- the TMEM89 gene encoding transmembrane protein 89: MLPTPFILLLLPLLAMPAPSHAWSRPLWYQVGLDLQPWGCHPNTLEGCGGSLGCPGHWMGLGMNRIYPVAGVTLTTTMMLMVSRAVLQRWRSQGTKSEHPQVTTSPSGPWKRRNPISDRALLIGVLHMLDALLVHIDCHLRHITTKQKTPIKGSPTQSG; the protein is encoded by the exons ATGCTGCCCACACCGTTCATCCTGCTACTGCTGCCCCTGCTGGCGATGCCAGCCCCCTCCCATGCCTGGTCACGGCCCCTGTGGTACCAGGTGGGGCTGGACCTACAGCCCTGGGGGTGTCATCCGAACACCTTGGAAGGCTGTGGGGGCAGTCTGGGCTGTCCTGGCCACTGGATGGGCCTGGGGATGAACCGCATCTATCCTGTGGCTGGGGTCACACTCACCACCACCATGATGCTGATGGTCAGCCGTGCGGTGCTACAGCGGTGGCGCTCCCAGGGCACTAAGTCTGAG CACCCGCAGGTGACCACTAGCCCCTCTGGACCCTGGAAACGGCGGAATCCGATCTCAGACCGCGCCCTGCTCATTGGGGTCCTGCACATGCTGGATGCCCTCCTGGTCCATATTGACTGCCACCTGCGGCATATAACCACCAAACAGAAAACCCCAATAAAGGGGTCTCCCACCCAGAGTGGGTGA